A region from the Anaerobacillus sp. CMMVII genome encodes:
- a CDS encoding glycoside hydrolase family 43 protein translates to MKTFKNPIIPGFYPDPSICRVGEDYYLVTSTFEYFPGVPIFHSKDLVNWQQIGHVLDRPSQLNLDGTPNSRGIYAPTIRYHEGIFYTITTFVVSATGARKNFYVTATNPSGPWSEPNWLEDAPGIDPSLFFDEDGRVYYTGNRVPPEGPQYPKHVEIWMQELDLEKKQLIGPKYSLWDGALKQIHAQEAPHLYKINGYYYLIIAEGGTGFTHSVTIARSKEITGPYEVCKTNPILTHRHLGRNYPITNVGHADIIETQNGEWWMVCLATRPYGGHYRNLGRETYLVPFIWEEGWPVVNPGKGIIELEMQCPDLVETRWGTEPACDHFEGSELGLKWSFIRTPKEDFWSLKDRPGYLRLKTKKEVITEEVNPSFVGRRQQHMNFSVRTKLEFSPLNEGESAGIVLLQNHNYQLRVEYGLHENQSSIRLIRRSNGQDELLAIQPITTDLLYLKIEAIGQAYSFYYGTTPETWNLLREDVDGTILSSDVAGGFVGAFIGMYATSHGQESCNYADFDWFEYVGY, encoded by the coding sequence ATGAAAACTTTTAAAAATCCTATTATACCCGGTTTTTATCCAGACCCTTCGATCTGTAGGGTTGGTGAAGACTATTATCTAGTTACATCAACATTTGAATATTTCCCGGGAGTTCCTATTTTTCATAGCAAAGATCTAGTGAATTGGCAGCAAATTGGCCATGTATTAGATCGACCATCTCAATTGAACTTAGATGGTACACCAAACTCAAGAGGAATTTATGCACCGACAATACGATATCATGAAGGTATTTTTTACACGATAACAACCTTTGTGGTTTCTGCTACTGGTGCACGTAAGAACTTTTATGTAACTGCTACTAATCCCAGTGGTCCTTGGTCGGAGCCAAATTGGCTTGAAGATGCTCCTGGAATCGATCCATCGTTATTTTTTGATGAAGATGGAAGAGTTTACTATACAGGAAACCGTGTCCCGCCTGAGGGGCCACAGTATCCTAAGCACGTTGAAATTTGGATGCAGGAGTTAGATTTAGAGAAAAAGCAGCTCATCGGTCCAAAATATAGCCTATGGGACGGAGCATTAAAGCAAATTCACGCTCAAGAGGCTCCACACCTATATAAAATCAATGGCTATTATTATTTAATTATCGCTGAAGGTGGTACCGGTTTTACTCATTCAGTAACCATTGCTCGTAGTAAAGAGATTACAGGACCTTATGAGGTCTGCAAAACAAACCCGATTTTAACGCATCGCCATTTGGGAAGAAACTATCCAATTACAAATGTTGGTCATGCAGATATTATTGAAACTCAAAATGGAGAATGGTGGATGGTTTGTTTAGCAACGCGTCCTTATGGTGGCCATTATCGTAACTTAGGGCGTGAAACGTATTTAGTTCCGTTTATATGGGAAGAGGGGTGGCCAGTCGTTAACCCTGGAAAAGGTATCATAGAATTGGAAATGCAATGTCCAGATCTTGTAGAAACAAGATGGGGGACTGAACCAGCATGTGATCACTTTGAAGGAAGTGAATTAGGCCTAAAATGGAGCTTTATTCGTACACCCAAAGAGGATTTTTGGTCATTAAAAGATCGACCGGGGTACTTACGCCTAAAGACCAAGAAAGAAGTCATAACGGAAGAAGTAAATCCCAGCTTTGTTGGCCGAAGGCAACAACATATGAATTTTTCAGTTCGTACTAAGCTCGAGTTTTCTCCATTGAATGAGGGTGAGTCTGCTGGCATCGTATTGTTGCAGAATCATAATTATCAATTGAGAGTAGAGTACGGTTTACACGAGAACCAATCCTCGATACGGCTGATAAGAAGAAGCAATGGGCAAGATGAACTACTAGCTATTCAGCCAATAACGACTGATCTACTTTATTTGAAAATCGAAGCGATAGGGCAAGCATATAGTTTTTACTATGGAACAACACCGGAAACATGGAATTTATTAAGGGAAGATGTAGATGGTACGATTTTAAGCTCAGATGTAGCTGGTGGATTTGTTGGAGCTTTTATTGGAATGTATGCAACTAGTCATGGTCAGGAAAGTTGTAATTATGCAGATTTTGACTGGTTTGAATATGTCGGTTATTAG
- a CDS encoding NAD(P)-dependent oxidoreductase: MKKKVVLVGGAGRIGTILSKGLHERYEIIVLDKNIREDEGHIETDATNFDELVDDIPEDADVIINLLATHTNESISDVSKLNDMTDVFFKASYYIFLAAVTLKVPRVIFASSNHVTDYYEVDGNSTLTREINIKDYPLSRSLYGVLKLASENIGHIFADDHGLSIINLRIGSVPDDEKRSVREKPRLRKTLLSSVDVINLFSAAIETNTHYGIYYGVSDNPGKPWDMKNAKEELGFQSIVNTSDLN; the protein is encoded by the coding sequence ATGAAGAAGAAAGTTGTATTAGTTGGTGGGGCCGGAAGAATCGGGACCATTTTAAGTAAAGGCCTGCATGAAAGGTACGAAATAATAGTACTAGACAAAAATATCCGTGAAGACGAAGGCCATATTGAAACGGATGCTACAAATTTTGATGAATTAGTAGACGATATTCCGGAAGATGCAGATGTTATTATCAATTTATTAGCTACTCACACGAATGAAAGCATTAGTGATGTCTCAAAATTGAATGATATGACGGATGTCTTTTTTAAAGCCTCTTATTATATATTTTTAGCTGCTGTAACCTTAAAGGTGCCAAGAGTCATCTTCGCAAGTAGTAATCATGTGACAGATTATTATGAAGTTGACGGAAACTCAACGTTGACAAGAGAAATTAATATCAAGGATTATCCATTGTCTAGAAGTTTGTATGGGGTTTTAAAGCTAGCTTCTGAAAATATAGGTCATATTTTTGCAGATGACCATGGGTTATCAATCATCAATCTGCGTATTGGATCAGTACCAGATGATGAAAAGAGGTCAGTAAGAGAAAAACCAAGATTAAGGAAGACTTTATTATCTAGCGTTGACGTGATCAACTTGTTCAGTGCAGCTATTGAAACAAATACTCATTATGGAATTTATTATGGTGTTTCAGATAATCCAGGCAAGCCATGGGATATGAAAAATGCGAAAGAGGAGTTAGGGTTTCAATCAATTGTAAATACAAGTGATTTGAATTAA
- a CDS encoding AraC family transcriptional regulator translates to MKKGTTKFYLRLIILISIISALPIILVGSFSYIKASNALYEKVMEEKTQSIYQINTNVEQVLKTVDHSLTYFINSSFFKETIKEPMDAIQFQLYRQIKQELNHLQTFDTGVEDVLILSLEGNWVINNRGLYRTNPTEINQEFAQYFDLPLSSMWILDNNNLVMQESPYRDSCTYNVSLVKKLPLNFSTKNGLAIVSIPTCNLAKVLSGDSETETLMILDNDYRIIAHNNLSLIGESFSNERFISEIKEKQIKPVGQYATVIDQSNYTVTYRKSDYNGWLYLSVISNNTLKKETTPIGLFTLTICLIVLFLSLLLSWIGSRHIYRPINDLYNSIVTTFKGNSTTAKQSNDEFEFINDRIHHMLDQNNELESKLQRQVEQLKHLFITRLLDGHLSDEELKMKYLSYKYPETWNHLCVLTLQIDSLERTKYIPEQSDLLLFTINTIAGDIIPKERRLTPVLRRDVQITIIVSDHETTKEFEAFVHEMAQNLQNKVKEELELPVSIGVSQPFTKLSQSREAYQQGVEVLKYRLKFGSEAIIHYKDVDHGNSLKTYFPENIKNELFDVIKLGEREKVEETLNLLIENIFSKDLNTNQYQISLLRLLNDLILLMQTLGVELENLDDKKSLFDQLFELKTVNEIEIWFKETIVIPLVTSLEERINSQYKNISDQIIHIIQQEYDSDISLEAIAERLHYNPNYLSSIFRKETNISFSEYISMYRLNMAKKWLVESDLSIKDIAEKFHYNNSQNFIRSFKKKEGLTPGKYRELHSTKKFD, encoded by the coding sequence ATGAAAAAGGGAACCACTAAATTTTATCTGAGACTCATAATTCTTATATCAATTATTAGTGCATTACCTATTATTTTAGTAGGGTCTTTTTCTTATATAAAGGCATCAAACGCTTTATATGAAAAAGTGATGGAAGAAAAAACACAAAGTATTTATCAGATTAACACCAATGTTGAACAAGTTCTAAAAACTGTTGATCACTCTTTAACTTACTTTATTAACTCTTCATTTTTTAAAGAAACCATTAAGGAACCAATGGATGCTATCCAATTCCAACTTTATCGTCAAATTAAACAAGAGCTTAATCATCTTCAAACTTTTGACACTGGTGTAGAGGATGTCTTAATTTTAAGTCTTGAAGGTAATTGGGTCATTAATAATCGTGGCCTCTATCGAACAAATCCAACTGAAATTAACCAAGAATTTGCTCAGTACTTCGATTTACCACTTAGTTCGATGTGGATCTTAGATAATAACAACCTTGTCATGCAAGAGAGTCCTTATCGCGATAGTTGTACCTATAACGTTAGCTTAGTTAAAAAGCTGCCTTTAAATTTTAGTACAAAAAACGGGCTTGCAATTGTTAGTATCCCTACCTGTAATCTAGCTAAAGTGTTATCCGGAGACTCTGAAACAGAAACCTTAATGATACTAGACAATGATTATCGCATTATTGCTCATAATAACCTCTCATTAATTGGTGAAAGCTTTTCTAATGAACGGTTTATTTCTGAAATAAAGGAAAAACAAATTAAACCTGTGGGACAATATGCTACAGTTATTGATCAATCGAATTATACCGTAACCTATCGCAAATCAGATTATAACGGCTGGTTGTATCTCTCAGTAATTTCAAATAATACGCTAAAAAAAGAAACAACGCCAATTGGGTTATTTACTTTAACTATCTGTTTAATTGTTTTATTCTTATCGCTTTTACTATCTTGGATTGGTTCTAGACATATTTACCGTCCAATTAATGATCTTTACAATTCCATTGTTACTACCTTTAAAGGGAATTCTACTACTGCGAAGCAAAGTAATGATGAGTTTGAATTTATCAACGATCGAATTCATCATATGTTAGATCAAAACAATGAACTAGAAAGCAAACTTCAACGTCAAGTCGAGCAACTAAAGCATTTATTTATTACAAGACTGCTTGATGGCCATTTAAGTGACGAAGAGTTAAAAATGAAATATTTATCTTATAAATATCCTGAGACATGGAACCACTTATGTGTCCTAACACTTCAAATTGATTCTTTAGAGAGAACCAAATACATTCCTGAACAATCAGACTTGCTATTATTTACGATTAATACAATAGCCGGGGATATCATTCCTAAAGAGCGTCGACTAACACCTGTTCTTCGCAGAGACGTACAAATTACGATTATTGTCAGTGATCATGAAACAACAAAAGAGTTCGAGGCTTTTGTACATGAAATGGCTCAAAACCTTCAAAATAAAGTGAAAGAGGAACTCGAGTTACCAGTAAGTATTGGTGTGAGTCAACCGTTTACTAAACTATCACAATCAAGAGAAGCATATCAACAAGGGGTAGAAGTTCTTAAATATCGATTGAAATTTGGAAGTGAAGCAATTATTCATTATAAAGATGTTGATCATGGAAACTCATTAAAAACCTACTTCCCTGAAAATATTAAAAATGAATTATTTGATGTAATAAAATTAGGTGAACGTGAAAAAGTTGAGGAAACCTTAAATCTTTTAATTGAGAATATCTTCTCGAAAGATTTAAATACAAATCAATATCAAATCTCTCTTCTGCGTTTACTAAATGATTTGATTTTGCTTATGCAAACTCTAGGTGTCGAGTTAGAAAATCTTGATGATAAGAAATCCTTATTCGACCAACTATTTGAATTGAAAACTGTCAATGAAATTGAAATTTGGTTTAAAGAAACAATTGTTATACCACTAGTCACATCGTTGGAAGAACGTATTAATTCCCAATATAAAAATATCTCTGATCAAATCATTCATATTATTCAACAAGAATATGACTCAGATATATCACTAGAAGCAATAGCAGAAAGACTTCACTACAATCCAAACTACCTAAGTAGTATTTTTAGGAAAGAAACAAACATCTCATTTAGTGAATATATCTCTATGTATCGCTTAAACATGGCTAAAAAGTGGCTTGTTGAATCTGATTTATCAATTAAAGATATTGCAGAAAAGTTTCATTATAATAACTCGCAAAACTTTATTAGATCCTTTAAGAAAAAAGAAGGCTTAACACCTGGTAAATACCGCGAACTACATTCTACAAAAAAGTTTGATTAA
- a CDS encoding YesL family protein has translation MMEMGGFMGGFYRISVHISRLAYINVLWIMFTLLGGVVLGIMPATVALFAITRKWVNGEDVSILKSYWKYYKTEFIKSNLLGLFLYIMIVLLYTNFMLLQNDVFWMDLVRYVLFFLTVLFVITVLYLFPIYVHYQLKLSHYVRDALIIGLGYPVHTVLMAVGIFALQFVFMKIPGLIPFFAVSTTSYFVMWLVNGTFVHIEKKRQEKLDASLQVN, from the coding sequence ATGATGGAAATGGGCGGATTTATGGGCGGTTTTTATCGAATTAGTGTTCACATTTCGAGACTTGCTTATATAAATGTACTTTGGATTATGTTCACTTTGTTAGGCGGTGTCGTCTTAGGAATAATGCCAGCAACGGTGGCATTATTTGCAATTACTAGGAAATGGGTTAATGGAGAGGATGTCTCTATTCTTAAATCATATTGGAAATATTATAAGACAGAATTTATCAAATCAAATTTGCTAGGACTTTTCCTATATATCATGATCGTGTTACTCTATACCAACTTTATGTTGCTACAGAATGATGTTTTCTGGATGGATTTAGTGAGATATGTTCTATTTTTCCTTACAGTATTATTTGTCATTACCGTGTTATACCTTTTCCCTATATACGTTCATTATCAATTAAAGCTGTCTCACTATGTCAGAGACGCATTAATCATCGGGCTCGGTTATCCAGTTCATACAGTTCTTATGGCAGTAGGGATTTTTGCTTTACAATTCGTTTTTATGAAAATACCAGGTTTAATTCCATTTTTCGCAGTTAGCACTACTAGTTATTTTGTGATGTGGCTAGTTAACGGTACTTTTGTTCATATAGAGAAAAAACGACAAGAAAAGTTAGATGCATCACTCCAAGTAAATTAA
- a CDS encoding glycoside hydrolase family 105 protein, whose translation MERYTPMQLPPENRWHYHQGVYLYGMYRVWQQTQKEEYFAYFKKYVDDLVDEEGNFYFRRDELDAIQPGLLLFPIYEATKGEKYKVAATKLRDLLKTLNKTTEGGYWHKDKYPYQMWLDGLYMAGPFSVIYGKVFNEPELIESVLYQEKLMRNHTKDETTGLLYHAWDEKKEQPWANPETGRAPEVWSRSLGWYGMAIVDILEELPEAHPAREELIGELKQYVDTLVKYQDEESGLWYQIVDKGHLEDNWLESSGSSLFVYTIAKAVNGNYLDSSYLEVANKSYQGLLDKMISFDEENRLQLEGICIGTSCGVYDYYVARETCVNDLHGLGAFMLACVEMSKLNK comes from the coding sequence ATGGAAAGGTATACACCTATGCAGTTACCGCCAGAAAATCGTTGGCATTATCACCAAGGTGTTTACTTATATGGAATGTATAGAGTATGGCAACAAACACAAAAGGAAGAATATTTCGCTTATTTCAAAAAATATGTTGATGATCTAGTCGATGAAGAAGGAAACTTCTATTTCCGTCGTGATGAGTTAGATGCTATTCAACCTGGACTATTACTATTTCCAATTTATGAAGCAACGAAAGGGGAAAAGTATAAAGTTGCAGCTACAAAACTTCGTGACCTATTAAAAACGTTAAATAAAACAACAGAAGGTGGATATTGGCACAAGGATAAATATCCATACCAAATGTGGTTAGATGGGTTATATATGGCTGGTCCTTTCTCGGTTATTTACGGAAAAGTATTTAACGAGCCTGAATTGATAGAATCTGTTTTATACCAAGAGAAATTAATGAGAAATCATACAAAAGACGAAACTACTGGTCTGCTATACCATGCTTGGGATGAAAAAAAGGAACAACCATGGGCGAATCCAGAAACAGGCCGTGCACCAGAGGTTTGGAGCAGATCACTTGGATGGTACGGTATGGCAATTGTAGATATTTTAGAGGAGTTACCAGAAGCACATCCTGCAAGAGAAGAGTTAATCGGCGAATTGAAGCAGTATGTTGACACGCTTGTAAAGTACCAAGACGAAGAAAGCGGATTATGGTATCAAATTGTGGACAAAGGACACTTAGAAGATAACTGGTTAGAATCTTCTGGATCAAGTTTGTTCGTTTACACAATCGCTAAAGCAGTTAATGGAAACTATCTTGACTCTTCTTATTTAGAAGTAGCTAATAAAAGTTATCAAGGATTACTAGATAAAATGATCTCATTTGATGAAGAAAATAGACTTCAGCTAGAAGGAATTTGTATCGGTACTTCTTGTGGAGTATATGATTACTATGTTGCTAGAGAAACATGTGTTAATGATTTACACGGTTTAGGTGCGTTCATGTTAGCGTGTGTTGAAATGAGTAAGTTAAACAAGTAG
- a CDS encoding pectinesterase family protein, translated as MLQLTVALDGSGDFQKVQDAINQVRVHPLEPVLIYIKNGRYHERLIIPDNKPNITLRGESKDHTIISDGTYAEMVDANIQKLGTFKTAVVHIQADEINVENLTIENTAGYGPEIGQALALYVSGDRCTYKNIRLLANQDTLYTAKGRHYFTHCYIEGHVDFIFGSATAIFDQCEIHSLRKGYITAASTPKEVNFGFVFLECKLTGSADEDSVYLGRPWRPDASTIFIRTWMGPHIKKVGWDNWRDEANEKTARYAEYQSFGPGASEHTRVHWSAILTEEISLEHVFKGENNWLPRETI; from the coding sequence ATGTTACAACTAACTGTAGCCTTAGACGGATCAGGGGATTTTCAAAAAGTGCAAGATGCGATAAATCAGGTTCGAGTCCACCCTTTAGAGCCTGTGTTAATTTATATAAAAAATGGAAGATATCACGAGCGATTGATAATTCCGGATAATAAACCAAACATTACTCTTCGAGGTGAGAGTAAGGATCATACAATTATTTCGGATGGCACCTATGCGGAAATGGTGGATGCAAACATCCAAAAGCTCGGTACATTTAAAACGGCAGTTGTTCACATTCAAGCAGATGAAATAAACGTAGAAAATCTAACAATTGAAAACACTGCTGGCTATGGCCCAGAGATAGGTCAAGCATTAGCGTTATACGTTTCAGGAGATCGTTGTACATATAAGAATATAAGATTACTAGCAAATCAAGATACCCTTTATACAGCGAAAGGTCGACACTACTTTACTCATTGTTACATCGAAGGTCATGTAGATTTCATCTTTGGTTCAGCTACCGCTATATTTGATCAATGTGAAATTCATAGTTTACGGAAAGGATATATCACAGCGGCATCAACCCCAAAAGAAGTCAATTTTGGATTTGTGTTCTTAGAGTGTAAATTGACCGGTTCAGCAGACGAAGATTCTGTTTATCTCGGTCGACCGTGGCGACCAGATGCATCTACGATTTTTATTCGGACATGGATGGGACCACATATTAAGAAGGTGGGCTGGGATAACTGGCGGGATGAGGCAAATGAAAAAACAGCAAGGTATGCTGAATATCAAAGCTTTGGACCTGGAGCAAGCGAACATACTCGTGTCCATTGGTCAGCAATTCTTACCGAAGAAATATCTCTTGAACATGTATTCAAAGGAGAAAATAACTGGTTGCCTAGAGAAACGATCTAA